In Paenibacillus stellifer, the DNA window CTACCGCTTGACGCACGTCATTCTGGCGCATGAAGAACTCGCCGACAAGCACGCCTGACGCTCCCGCTGTCTTCAGGAACGAAATATCCTCCGGCCCGGCGATTCCGCTCTCGCTGATGAGCGGCACACCTGCAGGGGCCAGCTTCGCAAGCTCCGCAGTTGCGCTGAGCGAAGTCTCGAATGTATGCAGATTCCGGTTGTTGACCCCGAGCAGCACATGGGGCTTCTCTGCGGTCCCGGTCTCCAGAATCCGTTCGAGCTCCGTGCTGACGTGAACCTCCAGCAGCACATCAAGCCCCAAGGATGCAGCGGTGTCCGCGAAGGATGAGAGCACGGCCGGAGTCAGGATGGCTGCGATCAGCAGCACGGCGTCTGCACCCAGCAGACGGGCTTCGTAAATCTGCTTCTCGTCAATGATGAAGTCCTTGCGGAGCAGCGGAAGGCTCACCGCCTCCCGCACCTGCCGGAGATAATCACCGCTCCCCTGAAAATAAGGGGTATCTGTCAAGACAGACAGGCAGTCGGCCCCGCCTTCTTCATAAGCCTTGGCGATTTCCACTGGATGAAAGTCCTCCCGGATCAGCCCTTTGGAAGGCGAAGCCTTCTTCACCTCCGCGATCAGTCCGATCTCCCGCTTCCGCTTCGCTGTAAGCGCCTGCCGGAACCCCCGGGTTGCCGGGAGCTCTGCGATCCCCTTCTCAGCCTCCGCTATGGAGAAGGTTCTGCTAAGCTCTTCCACTTCCTTGATCTTGGTTGCCACAATTTTATCGAGATACATGTTTAAGCTCCTCCGTTACCGCTATTAGCTGTTCCAGTTTGCGGGCTGCAGCGCCCGAATCGATCGTCTCGGCGGCCTTCCGGACACCGTCCGCCAGACTGTCCACAAGCCCTGCTACATAAATGCAGGCGCCTGCATTGGCAAGCACAATATCCCGGTACGGAGTCTTATCTCCGGCGAGAACGGAACGAATAATGGCCGCGTTCTCTTCCGGTCCGCCGCCCAGAACATCCTCAAGCGGATGGCAGGGAAGTCCGAGATCATGAGGGGTGATTTCATAGGTTGTGACTTCGCCGTCACGCAGCTCCGACACCTGAGTCGGACCTGAGATGCTGATTTCATCCAAGCCCTCATTGCTGCTAACGACGAGAGCCCGCTTGGAGCCGAGCTCCTTCAGCACCGTGGCGACGGTCTCCGTCTTGCTCCGGTCATAGATCCCGAGCAGCTGCCTGTCAGCGCCGGCGGGGTTCGTCAGCGGACCGAGCATATTGAATACGGTCCGGACGCCAAGCTCCCGGCGCGGGGCCGCTGCATGCTTCATGGACGGATGGTACAGCTGCGCGAACAGGAAGCAGATGCCGATATCGTCCAGGCAGCGTTTCGCCTGCTCCGCATCCAGCGAAATGTTAACGCCGAGCGCTTCCAGCACGTCGGCGCTGCCGGTCCGTCCCGATGCGGAACGGTTGCCGTGCTTGGCGACACGTACGGAAGCCGCCGCCGCGATGATCGCCGAGATGGTGGAGATATTCAATTTATGAATCCCCGATCCGCCTGTTCCGCATGTATCAAGCAGTTGGGCGTTCTCGGCCGCCACATGCATGCTGAAGCCCCGCATCGCCTCCGCGAAGCCGGTGATCTCCTCCACCGTCTCGCCCTTGATCCGCAAAGCGGTAAGGAGCGAACCGATCTGTGCCTGGGTGGCGGCCCCTTCCATGATGACGCCCATAATATCACGCGCCTGCTCCCGTGTTAAATCCTTGCCTTCGATCAGTCCGGCTATTCCGGACTGGACCAACTGATTCGCGCTGCTGTCCATCTGAGTCTTCTCCCCCCGATTTTGGATTATTACCCCGTTCAACCCGCACTAACGTCCGTTAAGGCCAGTTCCTTACGGTGTATATTCGTACAAGTAATCCTGATTGATGCTGCCGCCGGCGTTCTTCTCCTGCGGGAACATGGCTTCAGCCATCCGGATCGCTTTCAGCATGGCCTTCGCCTTGTTGACCGTCTCGTCATATTCCTTCTCCGGTACCGAGTCCCATACGATGCCTGCTCCCGCCTGCACATATGCCCTACCTTTGCGGAAGATGATCGTCCGGATTGTGATACAGGAATCCATATTGCCCGAGAATCCTAAGTAGCCGATTGCTCCGGCATAGGCGCCTCTCGCTTCCCGCTCCAGCTCGGCGATAATCTCCATGGCGCGAAGCTTCGGCGCTCCCGAGACGGTGCCGGCCGGCAGACAGGAGAGAAAGGCATCGAAGAAATCTTTATCCTGGCGCAGCTTGCCGGATACGTTGGATACCAGATGCATAACATGGGAGTATTTCTCGATCTCCATGAACGTGTCGCATTTAACTGTGCCGAACTCGGAGACCCGGCCCAGGTCATTGCGCCCAAGGTCGACGAGCATCAGATGCTCGGCTCTTTCCTTCTCGTCGGCCAGAAGCTCTTCGGCAAGCTCGCGGTCCTGCTGCTCGTTCACGCCGCGAGGCCGCGTTCCGGCGATTGGGCGAGTCTTG includes these proteins:
- the trpD gene encoding anthranilate phosphoribosyltransferase, with amino-acid sequence MDSSANQLVQSGIAGLIEGKDLTREQARDIMGVIMEGAATQAQIGSLLTALRIKGETVEEITGFAEAMRGFSMHVAAENAQLLDTCGTGGSGIHKLNISTISAIIAAAASVRVAKHGNRSASGRTGSADVLEALGVNISLDAEQAKRCLDDIGICFLFAQLYHPSMKHAAAPRRELGVRTVFNMLGPLTNPAGADRQLLGIYDRSKTETVATVLKELGSKRALVVSSNEGLDEISISGPTQVSELRDGEVTTYEITPHDLGLPCHPLEDVLGGGPEENAAIIRSVLAGDKTPYRDIVLANAGACIYVAGLVDSLADGVRKAAETIDSGAAARKLEQLIAVTEELKHVSR
- the trpC gene encoding indole-3-glycerol phosphate synthase TrpC codes for the protein MYLDKIVATKIKEVEELSRTFSIAEAEKGIAELPATRGFRQALTAKRKREIGLIAEVKKASPSKGLIREDFHPVEIAKAYEEGGADCLSVLTDTPYFQGSGDYLRQVREAVSLPLLRKDFIIDEKQIYEARLLGADAVLLIAAILTPAVLSSFADTAASLGLDVLLEVHVSTELERILETGTAEKPHVLLGVNNRNLHTFETSLSATAELAKLAPAGVPLISESGIAGPEDISFLKTAGASGVLVGEFFMRQNDVRQAVDNLLGPVPGRAGSRSHD